A stretch of DNA from Arthrobacter jiangjiafuii:
GTCTTCCAACACGGACCGGTCCTTGAGTTCACACTCCCAAACCGTCAGGGCCTCCCACCCGGCGGAGGCAAGGGCCTGCAGGGCTGCGGCATCACGGACGGTGGTGCGTCGGCGCTTCTCGGCCCAGAACTCGCTGTTGGTGGCCGGCGCACGCTGGCCGGCGCGGCAGCTGTGCGCGTGCCAGAAGCAGCCGTTCACAAAGATCACCTTGCGCCGGCCGGCAAAGACCAGGTCCGGTTTCCCCGGCAGACGGGTGCCGCGGGCTGCGCCGTGCAGCCGGAAACGGTACCCCGCGGCATGGAGAAGCCGGCGGATCAACAGCTCCGGCTTGGTGTTCTTTCCCCGGATCCGGGCCATATTGGCGCTGCGCTGTGCAGCGGAAATGGTATCGGCCATGATGCCAGTCTAGGCAGCAATCCCTGGCCGCCGGCGGCTGGCGAAGGGCCCGGAAACGCCGCCCACCCCTAGCCAGGACAAGCGGCAACGGCCTACGTTGGCTAACAGAGACGAACGCGCTAAGGGGTTGCCGCATGGCTTCGATTCGAATTCTCGGTACCGGCGGAACCATCGCGTCCCACACCGCCGGTGCCGGGGGACTGGTGGCCACCGAGCATGTCGCAGATCTGATCGCAGCCCTCTCCCGGCGGCACACGGTCACGGTCCAGGACCTCATGATCACCGGCAGCTACCGGCTGCAGCTCTCCGACCTGCGGATGATCGCCCAAGCAGCACGGAATGCGGTTCTGGATCCCACAGTGGACGCCGTCGTCATTACGCACGGCACCGACACCATGGAAGAGACAGCCTTCCTGCTTGACCTGGTGCATGCCTCGCCCAAGCCGGTGGTATTCACCGGGGCCCAGCAGCCGGCGGACAGCCCGGCGGCGGATGGGCCAGGGAACCTCGCGGACGCCGTCGCCGCTGCCGCTTCCCCCGAGCTGCAGGGCAGCGGCGTGCTGGTGTCCTTTGCCGGCAAGGTCCGCTCTGCCCGCGGCCTGCACCGTTTCAGCACCACCGCCGCGGACCCTTTTGCCGGCGGCACGGAGGTGGCGCACTTTATCGGCAACAACCTGCACGTGACGGCCCTGCCTATTCGTCCGGCACCGCTGGCGATGCCCACCGAAGAGTTTGACAGCATGCGGGTGGAGATTATTGTCTGCGCTGCCGGCACCGACACCGCACTTTTCTCCCATGCCGTCCATGCCGGGGCCGACGCCGTGATCCTGGCCGGCACGGGCGTGGGCAACGCCGGGCCGGGTTTCACCGAAGTTATCCAGGACGCCGTGCGGGCCGGATGCCCGGTGGTGTTGTGCACCCGGGTCCCGGAGGGTCCGGTGATACCCACCCATGGCAGCGGCGGCGGCCGTGACCTGGTCCAGGCCGGCGCCATCCCCGCCGGTGACTTGAAGCCGCCCCAGGCCCGGATTCTCGCAGCCCTGCTCACATCCCAACCGGCCACACCCGAGCAGCTCCTGCAGGCGCTGACTGCCGCATCGAGCCACAACGCCGGTACGCCGTGAGCGGTGGGTGGCGGGCAGCAATTCTTCAACAGGGCGGGTTCGGCAACCCCTAAGTGGGCTTACTATTAAGGGCACAGATATACCCCTTACAAGGAGGTAAGAGATGTCGGGCTACTTTAAGCTGGTCGACGCCCACGACGGCGCGTTCCGGATCAAGCTCATTTCCGGCGACGGAGCGCTCATGGCGGTATCGGCCATGTTTCCCACAAAGCAGGCTGCAGTAGCGGGCATTGAGCAGTTGCGGGAAATTGCCGGCACCGGCCCGGTGGTCGACCAAAGCCACGACGTCGATCTGCTGGGCGACGCCAGCAGGACACCGGCCGGTGCGAGCGGGACACCGGCCAGCGGCGACGGCGGCAGGGCACGGGCGTCCTGACCGGACCAGTCAACCGGGCAATCCAGGCGATCCAGCCAAAAAGGCCTTAGGTTCCAGACGGAACCTAAGGCCTTTTGGTCATTCCGGCGCCGACTCCGGCGCCGGGCTGGCGGCGCCAACTACTTCCCGGGCTCGTCACCTTCCGCAGCCTCCTGGGTGTGCTGGCGGTCCGTCGCCGGACTTTCCTCAGTATCTCCTTCGGACGGAGCCTCATTGTGGGTGCGGTTTTGGTCCTCGCCGGAAGCGGGGTTTTCCTTGTCACTCATGGTTTTCTCCAGTCGGTCGGGGCGGTCACCAGCTCTGTGGGGGAGAGCAACCCTTATCTCCCTAAGTCTAGGAAGGCGGGCCCGCCACAGAAAGAGGCAGGGACAGGGAGTGCTAGCCAGCGGCCAAGGGCACCGGTAGCGTGAGCCGGATGCAGCCAACCACAGACGCAGACGTCATTGTTGTAGGGGCCGGACTCGCAGGGTTGGTGGCCACCGCCGAACTCCTCGACGCCGGCCGTTCGGTCATTTTGGTGGAGCAGGAAGGCGAAGCCAGTCTTGGCGGGCAGGCCTGGTGGTCCTTTGGCGGGCTGTTCATGGTGAACACGCCCGAGCAGCGGCGCCTGCGGATCAAGGATTCAGTGGACCTGGCCTGGCAGGACTGGCAGGGCACGGCCGGCTTCGACCGGCCGGAGGACTTTTGGCCGCGCCGCTGGGCCGAGGCCTATGTGAACTTCGCTGCCGGGGAAAAGCGTGCCTGGCTGCACGGGATGGGGCACCGCATCTTTCCCGTGGTGGGCTGGGCCGAGCGCGGCGGCTACGGCGCCACCGGCCCCGGCAATTCCGTGCCGCGGTTCCACATCACCTGGGGCACAGGTCCCGGTGTCACGGCGCCCTTTGAAGCCAAGGTGCGCGACGGAGTCGCCCGCGGCCTGGTACGGCTGGCTTTCCGGCACCGGATGGAGGATCTGTTGGTCACCAACGGCGTGGTGACCGGGGTCCGCGGCAGCGTCCTGGAGCCGACGACGGCGGCCCGCGGCACCGTGACGACCCGCACCCCGGTGCGGGACTTCCAATTCTCGGCCGGCGCCGTCGTCGTCACCACCGGCGGGATCGGCGGCGACCACGCGCTGGTGCGGGCCGCCTGGCCGGAGCGGCTGGGCACTGCTCCGGAGAAAATGCTCAGCGGCGTGCCCGAACACGTGGACGGTTCCGGGATCGCTGCCAGCGCGGTGGCCGGCGGGCGGATCATCAATCCTGACCGTATGTGGCACTACGTGGAGGGAATCAAGAACTGGAATCCGGTGTGGGCCAACCACGGCATCCGGATCCTGCCCGGCCCGTCCTCCTTGTGGCTGGACGCCACCGGAAACCGGCTCCCGGTACCGCTGTTTCCCGGATTCGACACCCTGGGAACGCTCGAACACCTGCGCACCACCGGCCACGACTACAGCTGGTTTGTCCTGAACACGGCAATCATCCGCAAGGAGTTTGCGCTTTCGGGCTCCGAACAGAACCCCGACCTGACCGGCAAATCCGTGCGGGATGTACTGGGCCGGGCAACCTCCGGAGTTCCCGGCCCGGTGCAGGCCTTCCTGGACCATGGGGAGGACTTCATCTCCGCCGGAACCCTGGAGGAACTGGTGGCGGGGATGAACGAACTGGCCAAGACATCCAGCGAGGGCGCGGCGCCGGTCCTGTCCGCCGAGGCGGTGCGCCGCGAGGTCGAAGCGCGGGACCGCGAGATCGCCAACCCGTTCAGCAAGGACAGCCAGGTCACAGCCATCCGTGGGGCGCGCAGCTATCTGGGGGACCGGCTCATCCGGACCGCAGCGCCGCGCCCGATCCTGGCACCCAAGGACGGCCCGCTGATCGCCGTCCGGCTTTCCGTGCTCACCCGCAAGACTCTCGGCGGACTGGAAACCGACCTGGACTCGCGGGTCCTGGGGGCCGGCGGCGAGCCGGTTCCGGGTCTGTTTGCCGCCGGAGAGGCGGCAGGGTTCGGCGGCGGCGGCATGCATGGCTACCGGTCCCTGGAAGGCACCTTCCTGGGCGGCTGCCTGTTCAGCGGCCGGTCAGCCGGGCGGGCTGCCGGGCGGTAGCCATCATGCTCGCGGCAGCGGGACATAGCTGGCCCCGCCCTGGCCGACCCAGCCAAAGCTGTAACCCGTGCTGACCCCGGGATGGGGTTCCTGCCCGTGCGGCAGCCCGGGATCGTCAGAATCGCCGCCGCCGCCGGTGCCCAGCAGGCTGCGGGTCAGCGCCTCACCCTGGCCCATCAGCTCCTGCACTGCAGCGGCCAGATGCTCATCGGCCGGAGCCTGCCCGGCATCCACGGCACGCAGCACCGCACGCCGGACCAGTTCCCGGGCAAAGGACGCAGTGGCACCCACGGACTGCTCGGCGGCGGAGCCAAGCGCCGCAGCGGAGAACACCCCGGCCGGGGCATAGAGTTCCAGCAGCCGCAGCCGGTTCCCGGCGTCGGGCAGCGGGATTTCGACGGCGAGATCCACCCGGCCGGGCCGCTGCACCAGCGCCCGCTCCAGTGCCTCGGCCCGGTTGGTGGTCATCAGGAAGACGACGTCGGCGTCGGCATCCAGCCCGTCGAGGGCGTCGAGGACTTCGAACAGCAGCGGCTGCGGGCCGTGCCCCATGTTCCGGTCCTCAGCGACCAGATCGATATCCTCCAGGATCACCATGGAGGGCGCCATGGCACGCGCCAGCCGAGCTGCTTCCCCCACAGCATGCAGCGAGTTCCCGGCCAGGAGCACTGCCGTGGTGCCTTCGCTGGCGCTGAGCAGGTGCCGCACGGTGTGGGTCTTGCCGGTGCCGGGCGGGCCGTAGAGTAGGACGCCGCGCTTGAGGTGCTGTCCGTGCGAGAGCAGCACGTCCCGGTTCGCCGCAATGCCCAGGACGTGCCGGCCCACCCGGTCCAGCACTCCGTCCGGAAGGATCACCTCGCCGGCAGGCAATGAAGGGCGGGCCAGGAACGTGACACCGGCGCCCTGCTGGCCGTAGGGATCGAAGGCGAAGGACACCACCTGGCCACGCAGGATGCTGTTGGTGCGCAGATCCTCCTGAATCTCGGCAAGGAACCGCACGGCGGCCTCCCGCTCCCGGGCCAGGACGGCCACGTCCGGTCCCGAGCGTCCGTACTGAGGGTTGGCGGCGCGTTGCAGGACAGCCAGCGGGATGCCCTCATAGGTAAACAGCCGCAGTCCCAGAGCCACCACATCACGGCTGCGCTCGGGGCCGATCGCGAGGTTCAGGAAATCCGGCTGCCCGATACCCACCGGGCCGAATCCTTCCTGGACCAGGTCGGACAGGGACTGGTGCTGGCGCTGCTGTCCGCCGCCCACCCCGATAAGCCTGGCCCCGGGATCCCGTGCGGCGATGGTCTCCATCGCAATGTCCAGATCCGCAAAGCGGTGGACCGGGATGTCCTGCGACACGATCGGCACATCGGCTGCGGCCACACCAACGTGGGCAGTCAGTACATCAACGAGATGCTCGCGGCCGTCGTTTTCGGCCGTGTGCGTCCGAGCGAGTTCGATGGCGCGGTTGAAGTTGGCCAGGAATTCGCCCAGTTTTTCGTCCATGCGGCCAGAGCCTAGCAGCAGGCGGAAAGTGCAGGAATACAAAAAGGCGGGGCCTCCCTGTCCGGGAGGCACCGCCTTCAGATCAAACAGGATCAGCAGCTCGCGCTACTGGACCTGGCTGAACTTCCTGCTCAGCCGGTACTGCTTCATCTCGCTGAAGTACGCCGGTGCCGGCTTCAGGAACAGCGGCACGGTGGCGGCAACCATCAACAGGATTCCCCACCAACCCAGCAGGTTTGTTCCCGTTAGCAGGGTCAGCACGCTAAGCCCGGCGTAGACGGCGAGGACGATCCGGGCCCAGTTGTGGCCCTTCCGGATGAAGATCGCAACCAGCAGGGTGATGGCAAAGCAGATGATGCCCATAACCACCAGCACCATGGCGCCTGCTGCGATGGCGACGTCCAGATCGAGAGTGAAGCCGGCAGCTGCTGCATCAGCCTGCATGGCTGCCTTGTTCTCGTCTGAGGCCAGGAATGCGATCCCCGCCGGAACACTGATCACCGTCAGGACCAGGGTGATCATCAGCAGAACAAAAGACGAGTCCACCTGCTTCGGCCGCTTCGGCGGGACCGGAGCCGCGGCGGGTGCGCCCGGCATCTGGCCTCCGGCGTAGGAGTTGTAACTGTAGTTGTTGTCCTGCGGCGCTGGTGGCACCTGCGGTACTTGCTCGGACATGCTTCCCCCATAGAGCTCGTTGAGCCTGCGGCGTTTTCGCCGCCGTAGAAGACACCCTAACCGGTCCCGGTCCAGGAAGACTCTCCCCCCGCGGGGCGGGTGAGCAGCACTCTGTGGCGGGTGGGCAATGGAAAAGCGGTGCCTCTCCAAAGAAAGGCACCGCTTTTCGCGCAAAACAGCCAGCCGTTTAGCCCGCCAGGTCCAGCAGCGCCGAGTAGGAGGACTGCGCACCCGGAAGCGTGGCGGCCAGGGCACCGGCCCGGGCCGCAAAGGCAGCAGCTTCGGGCAACGAGGCACCCGCAGCCAGCCGGGCAGCCGTGGCTGCCGTGAAGGCATCCCCGCAGCCGGTGGTGTCCACTGCGGTGACCCGGGTGGGTGCCGCGGCAACCACCCGGTCGCTGCCGGAAGCAGTTCCATCCAGCACCACGGCGCCGTCACCGCCCAGGGTGATGATTGCCTTGGAGATCCCGAGGCCGGTGAGGGCGCTGAGGACCGCCTCCCAATCAGCAGCCGGGTCGGCCAGGCCGGTCACCTGCGCGGCTTCATGGGCATTGACCAGCAGGACGTCGGTCACGGCCAGCAGCGAGGCAGGAACCTCCCGGTACGGTGAGAGATTCAGCAGCACTGTCGCACCGGCGTCGTGCCCTGCCTGCGCAGCGGCGGACACCGCTTCCAGCGGGACCTCCAGACTCAGGCAGAGCACAGCGGCGTCGTCGAACAGATCGGCCGGGAGCTCTGCGCCGGTGACCGTGCCGTTGGCTCCGGGGGAGACGATGATCGTGTTCTCCCCGGCAGCATCGACCACGATCATGGCCGTTCCGGTCGCCGTGGCCGGCCGGCGCAGCACCCGGGAGGCGTCAACACCGGCCTCTGCCGCTGCCTTCAGCAGCAGATCTCCGTGGCCGTCAGCTCCAACGGCCCCGAACAGGCGCACATCCGCTCCGAGGATGGCTGCGGCGGCGGCCTGATTGGCGCTTTTCCCGCCCGGGACGATAACCAGTTCCGAGCCGTTGAGGGTCTCCCCGGGAGAGGGGAAACGATCGGTGCGGACGGTCAGGTCCGCATTGAGCGACCCTACAACTACGACTTTTCCGGCGGTCATGCTGGAGATTCTCCTTGGGATGGCGGGGGTTAGCGGTTGCCTGCGTCGGCGTGGACTTCAGCTTCAACCGGCTTGGGGATCAGGAAGGAAACGGCCAGGGCCAAAACCAGAATGATCAGACCGGCAATAATACCGGCGTAGTAGCCTTCGGTGCCCGTGCCGTCCGCCGGGGTGGCAGCCGTCTTGACGGCGTAGATCACCGCGAAGCTGAGCCCGGCGCCCAGGTTGAAGGCGCCGGCGTTCAGGCCCGGCAGGAAGCCGGGGTTCTCCTTGGGGGAAAGCACGATTCCCAGGCCGTTGAGCATGATGTTGCCAATGCCGGCGTAGGTGATGCCGACCAGCACCGAAATGCCCAGCAGGCTCAGCTTGGAATCGCTGCCCACCACCAGCAGCATCAGCGCCAGGGCGATGACGGAGCCGATCGTTCCGATCCGCAGCACCTTGCCATAGCCCCAGCTGGCGGCGAGGCGTCCGGCGAACGGACCGACAACCAGGCCGGCGATGGCGTAGGGCGTCAGCGTCCACCAAGCTGATTCTTCGGCACCCAGCCCGAGGCCCACGGCGCCGTCCTGGGCGAGGGCGGGAATGATGCCATTCATGACGGCAAAAACGCCGGTCATGGTCAGTAGTGTGGTCAGCAGCAGTGCCCAGGTGGAACGCTGCTTGAGCAGGTGCGTAGCCACGAGGGGTTGGGCGGTGCGGTTCTCCACCTTCCAGAAGATGGCGAACGCGATGACGGCAATGACGATGAGCCCGGCCACCAGCGGCCAGTTGGCGGCTGCCAGCTTGCCGGCCTCGTTGAACGCGGTCAGCAGGGTGCCCACCGAGATGACCAGGGGAACCACGCCCACCCAGTCCATCTTTTCCTTCTTCTCCGCCGTGGACTCCGGCGCCAGGAAGATCAGCAGGGCCGCGGCAACAGCGCCCACAACAGCCATGGCCCAGAACACGGACGCGAAGCCGTGGTTCTGTGCCAGGTAGCCGCCGGCAACGGCGTCGACACCGGCAATGCCGCCGTTGACAGCGGTGATCACACCCATCAGGGTGCCGTAGAGCTTCGGTTCACGGATTTCCACCCGCAGCATGATCAGGGCCAGCGGAACCACAGGTCCGGAGACGCCCTGGATCAGGCGGGCAACGAACAGCACTTCAATGCTCGGTGCCAGTGCGGCAACCACGGAGCCGATGGTGAGAACCACCAGCATGCCGCCGAGGACCTTCTTGCGGCCGATTATGTCCCCGAGGCGGGGCAGGAACAGGGAGAACAGGGCGGCGGAAGTGAAGAACGCCGTCTGGGTCAGGCCCACCGCCGCCGAGGTGGTGTTCAGTTCCTCTTCGATGGTGACCAGGGCGGGGGACAGCATGGAGGCGTTCAGCTGGAACGCCACACAGGCGGCCAGCAGTGCCGTCATCAGCACTGCCACGTTTACGCGGCGCTGGGATGTTTCAGTCACAGGTTTACCTCGCCAATTCGCTCCAGGGCGTCCACAACCAGGTCCCAGAACTTCTGGTGATCCAGGTCAACGGCCACGGACGTGTTGCAGTCAGCGGGCGCCGGCGCGCGGAAGTCCGCCACCGTCATGCCCAGGGTCAGGGTGCCGGTCAGCTCGACGTCCAGCGGAACGCGCCGGGTGGTCATGACCGAAGGGTCGATCACGTACGCGACGGCGCACGGGTCATGGACGGGCGGGAAGTCGAAGCCCTGCGCGTCCTTGTAGGTCTTGCCGAAGAATTCCAGCAGTTCACCAACAAACTTGGCCGGCTTGGTGCCCACAGCGGCGATGCGTGCGGCAACCTCGTCGGTAGCCAGCGCCTGATGGGTCAGGTCCAGGCCAACCATGGTCAGCGGCCACTTTTCATTGAAGACAATGTGCGCGGCTTCGGGATCGATCTTGATGTTGAACTCGGCCACCGCGGACCAGTTGCCCACGTGATAGCCGCCGCCCATGAGGACAACTTCCTTGACCCGCTCGGCAAGGCGCGGTTCCTTGCGCACGGCCAGGGCGATGTTGGTCAGCCCGCCGGTCGGCACCAGGGTGACGGTGCCCGGGTCATGGGCCATGACCGTGTCGATGATCAGGTCCACGGCGTGCCGGCGGTCCAGTTCGATGCTCGGCTCGGGCAGTTCGGGGCCGTCCATGCCGGACTCGCCGTGAATATCTGGAGCGTTTTCGATGGTCCGTACGAGCGGGCGCGGACTGCCTGCAGCGAAGGGAACGTTTGTGATATTTGCAACACGGGCAATTGCCAGCGCGTTGCGGGTCACCTTTTCCAGGGTCTGGTTTCCGACGACGGTGGTCACCGCCAGAAGGTCGATCTCCGGGCTGCCGTGGGCCAGCAGCAGGGCGACCGCATCATCATGACCGGGATCGCAGTCGAGGATGATCTTGGTGGGCATAACTTCTCCGCTTCGTTGAGGTTCTAGCTAAGGGACCGCGAAGTCCCGGTGGTGCGGTGCCCCGTTGTGGCGGTCCGAGCCGTGGTGCGCAGCGGTGCGGATACGGGCCGGGCCACGGCGGAGTGCAGCGGACAGCGGAGCGGGTTCGGGGCTGGCCCCAAGACGGTTCGAAGCGCGGCACAGGCCCCGGTAGGGGCGGGCACTGCATTAAAGATAGCGACGATTTTCACCCCGCATTTCCCTCGGGGGGCGGCCGGCCCATTGGCCTCTGCCGCTGATTTGCATACGGCAGGAACGCCACTTAACCTGTGCGCTGCGGCTGCAGCTGCGGCCGTCCGGGCATCTCCTGACAGGTCCCCTCCTGTCAGGATCCCCTAGGAGCGGCGCAGCTTGCCAGCGAGTTTGCTGGAGAGGGCAAGACGGACCGTGGGCCATTCGGACTCAATGATCGAGAAGACGACGACGTCGCGCAGCGTGCCGTCCGTCCAGAGATCCTGGTTGCGCAGGACGCCGTCCTGCTTGGCCCCCAGCCGGGCGATGGCGGCGCGTGAGGGGTGGTTGTGCCAGTGGGTGCGGAATTCCACCGCAATACAGTCCAGGTCCTCGAAGGCGCGGGTGAGCAGCAGCAGCTTCGCTTCGGTGTTGATCATTGTGCGCTGGGCGCTGGCAGCCAGCCATGTGGAGCCGATCTCCAGCCGTCGGTGCTCAGTCCTGATGTTCATGTAAGTGGTCATGCCGCAGACCGCGCCGGTATCGGTGCGTCGGAGCGCAAACGGCACCATGGTCCCGGCGGTGTGCCGCGCCAGCCGTGCCTCGACCTCTGCTGCCATGCCCGACGGCGTCGGAATCCTGGTGTACCAGGTGTTCCACAGTTCGCCGTCATGCACGGCCTCGACCAGCCCGGGGATGTGGCCCGTGGAGAGCGGCTCCAGGATCACGTGCCTCCCGGCAAGGGTGACAGGTGCCAGGAACGACGCCGGTGCGGAGGCGGGCTGCTCACTCATGGGAACAGCGTAAGCCGTGCACCGGCGTCGGGCCGCTGACGAGGGCCTTTTATGACGGCAGGCGGGCCGGGAGCGTGCGGCACCCGGCCCGGGCTGGTGCTATCGGGCGGAGGTGCCCGCGCCGACGGGTTCGCTGCCGGTCCGGTCTCCGGCGTCGGCAGCCTTGGGCTCGATGACGGTTTCGGCCTGCACCGGCTTGGGAATCAGGAACGAGACGGCCAGGGCCAGGGCCAGGATAACCACTCCGGCGATGATGCCGCCGTAGTAGCCCTCCGTGCCGGATCCGTCCGCGGCAGTGGTTGCGGTTTTGGCCGCGTAGATCACGGCGAAGCTGAGCCCGGCGCCGAGGTTGAAGGCTCCGGCGTTCAGGCCCGGCAGGAAGCCGGGGTTCTCCTTGGGGGAG
This window harbors:
- a CDS encoding GNAT family N-acetyltransferase, encoding MSEQPASAPASFLAPVTLAGRHVILEPLSTGHIPGLVEAVHDGELWNTWYTRIPTPSGMAAEVEARLARHTAGTMVPFALRRTDTGAVCGMTTYMNIRTEHRRLEIGSTWLAASAQRTMINTEAKLLLLTRAFEDLDCIAVEFRTHWHNHPSRAAIARLGAKQDGVLRNQDLWTDGTLRDVVVFSIIESEWPTVRLALSSKLAGKLRRS
- a CDS encoding asparaginase, translated to MASIRILGTGGTIASHTAGAGGLVATEHVADLIAALSRRHTVTVQDLMITGSYRLQLSDLRMIAQAARNAVLDPTVDAVVITHGTDTMEETAFLLDLVHASPKPVVFTGAQQPADSPAADGPGNLADAVAAAASPELQGSGVLVSFAGKVRSARGLHRFSTTAADPFAGGTEVAHFIGNNLHVTALPIRPAPLAMPTEEFDSMRVEIIVCAAGTDTALFSHAVHAGADAVILAGTGVGNAGPGFTEVIQDAVRAGCPVVLCTRVPEGPVIPTHGSGGGRDLVQAGAIPAGDLKPPQARILAALLTSQPATPEQLLQALTAASSHNAGTP
- a CDS encoding very short patch repair endonuclease, whose protein sequence is MADTISAAQRSANMARIRGKNTKPELLIRRLLHAAGYRFRLHGAARGTRLPGKPDLVFAGRRKVIFVNGCFWHAHSCRAGQRAPATNSEFWAEKRRRTTVRDAAALQALASAGWEALTVWECELKDRSVLEDQLTSFLGPPGPAK
- a CDS encoding nucleoside hydrolase → MPTKIILDCDPGHDDAVALLLAHGSPEIDLLAVTTVVGNQTLEKVTRNALAIARVANITNVPFAAGSPRPLVRTIENAPDIHGESGMDGPELPEPSIELDRRHAVDLIIDTVMAHDPGTVTLVPTGGLTNIALAVRKEPRLAERVKEVVLMGGGYHVGNWSAVAEFNIKIDPEAAHIVFNEKWPLTMVGLDLTHQALATDEVAARIAAVGTKPAKFVGELLEFFGKTYKDAQGFDFPPVHDPCAVAYVIDPSVMTTRRVPLDVELTGTLTLGMTVADFRAPAPADCNTSVAVDLDHQKFWDLVVDALERIGEVNL
- a CDS encoding YegP family protein — its product is MSGYFKLVDAHDGAFRIKLISGDGALMAVSAMFPTKQAAVAGIEQLREIAGTGPVVDQSHDVDLLGDASRTPAGASGTPASGDGGRARAS
- a CDS encoding AAA family ATPase, with the translated sequence MDEKLGEFLANFNRAIELARTHTAENDGREHLVDVLTAHVGVAAADVPIVSQDIPVHRFADLDIAMETIAARDPGARLIGVGGGQQRQHQSLSDLVQEGFGPVGIGQPDFLNLAIGPERSRDVVALGLRLFTYEGIPLAVLQRAANPQYGRSGPDVAVLAREREAAVRFLAEIQEDLRTNSILRGQVVSFAFDPYGQQGAGVTFLARPSLPAGEVILPDGVLDRVGRHVLGIAANRDVLLSHGQHLKRGVLLYGPPGTGKTHTVRHLLSASEGTTAVLLAGNSLHAVGEAARLARAMAPSMVILEDIDLVAEDRNMGHGPQPLLFEVLDALDGLDADADVVFLMTTNRAEALERALVQRPGRVDLAVEIPLPDAGNRLRLLELYAPAGVFSAAALGSAAEQSVGATASFARELVRRAVLRAVDAGQAPADEHLAAAVQELMGQGEALTRSLLGTGGGGDSDDPGLPHGQEPHPGVSTGYSFGWVGQGGASYVPLPRA
- a CDS encoding ribokinase, giving the protein MTAGKVVVVGSLNADLTVRTDRFPSPGETLNGSELVIVPGGKSANQAAAAAILGADVRLFGAVGADGHGDLLLKAAAEAGVDASRVLRRPATATGTAMIVVDAAGENTIIVSPGANGTVTGAELPADLFDDAAVLCLSLEVPLEAVSAAAQAGHDAGATVLLNLSPYREVPASLLAVTDVLLVNAHEAAQVTGLADPAADWEAVLSALTGLGISKAIITLGGDGAVVLDGTASGSDRVVAAAPTRVTAVDTTGCGDAFTAATAARLAAGASLPEAAAFAARAGALAATLPGAQSSYSALLDLAG
- a CDS encoding FAD-binding dehydrogenase, producing MQPTTDADVIVVGAGLAGLVATAELLDAGRSVILVEQEGEASLGGQAWWSFGGLFMVNTPEQRRLRIKDSVDLAWQDWQGTAGFDRPEDFWPRRWAEAYVNFAAGEKRAWLHGMGHRIFPVVGWAERGGYGATGPGNSVPRFHITWGTGPGVTAPFEAKVRDGVARGLVRLAFRHRMEDLLVTNGVVTGVRGSVLEPTTAARGTVTTRTPVRDFQFSAGAVVVTTGGIGGDHALVRAAWPERLGTAPEKMLSGVPEHVDGSGIAASAVAGGRIINPDRMWHYVEGIKNWNPVWANHGIRILPGPSSLWLDATGNRLPVPLFPGFDTLGTLEHLRTTGHDYSWFVLNTAIIRKEFALSGSEQNPDLTGKSVRDVLGRATSGVPGPVQAFLDHGEDFISAGTLEELVAGMNELAKTSSEGAAPVLSAEAVRREVEARDREIANPFSKDSQVTAIRGARSYLGDRLIRTAAPRPILAPKDGPLIAVRLSVLTRKTLGGLETDLDSRVLGAGGEPVPGLFAAGEAAGFGGGGMHGYRSLEGTFLGGCLFSGRSAGRAAGR
- a CDS encoding MFS transporter, producing MTETSQRRVNVAVLMTALLAACVAFQLNASMLSPALVTIEEELNTTSAAVGLTQTAFFTSAALFSLFLPRLGDIIGRKKVLGGMLVVLTIGSVVAALAPSIEVLFVARLIQGVSGPVVPLALIMLRVEIREPKLYGTLMGVITAVNGGIAGVDAVAGGYLAQNHGFASVFWAMAVVGAVAAALLIFLAPESTAEKKEKMDWVGVVPLVISVGTLLTAFNEAGKLAAANWPLVAGLIVIAVIAFAIFWKVENRTAQPLVATHLLKQRSTWALLLTTLLTMTGVFAVMNGIIPALAQDGAVGLGLGAEESAWWTLTPYAIAGLVVGPFAGRLAASWGYGKVLRIGTIGSVIALALMLLVVGSDSKLSLLGISVLVGITYAGIGNIMLNGLGIVLSPKENPGFLPGLNAGAFNLGAGLSFAVIYAVKTAATPADGTGTEGYYAGIIAGLIILVLALAVSFLIPKPVEAEVHADAGNR